One part of the Solea solea chromosome 16, fSolSol10.1, whole genome shotgun sequence genome encodes these proteins:
- the gpatch8 gene encoding G patch domain-containing protein 8 isoform X3, producing the protein MGMGRMEMELDYAEDATEKRRVLEVEKEDTEELRQKYKDQVEKEKAIAKALEDLRANFYCELCDKQYTKHQEFDNHINSYDHAHKQRLKELKQREFARNVSSRSRKGGKKHEKMLRRLHELAEQRKHQDCTPGSGPMFKTTTVAVDGEKGEDGDIMTPENPVLPMVAESTLEAPIPDKAGQASPKPTSAISFSLGKNSSLSPTPSGASKVSVSFSFAKKAPVKLETAAAVFADHGEEAMEEEESQEGEKAGSQEEASVCGTESPKGASEGGEGGEVVIVAGTEEVQQPDDGGSLASTLNKLKMMMKKEEGYAGQEPQYYHYIPPAHCRVKPHFQFLLFMKASDQCPSKEEEDEEEEGMEEKKVEDNPEEPEATVTDCNTEQEQEQEQDNASSTPKSEPTPPSPKVTEEVSSCAADPASTEPSPPAQKAETTQETVDSNLGPKIPTGPFFPVLSKDESTTLQWPSELLEFTKAQPSLSYSCNPLYFDFKLSRNKGVRGGKTTKSPKPEESDGKGQEVPISTAEVDATTKPRASTDKDKQMIKGETGQLGGDEPKPASGSSSAKKKKKKKKHKKSAKHSKRKDKEKGATEDAEGETEVSQEKPKKKKKHKRKKSKNKAPDQEEATGDDKAKPKSDDKAISSSVQVTTGGGGAAGNTGTEPGKRKRANKEVPCKSGAEEGGIKKSSEKTNTDEHSGTKRQKTESSASQSASCSTSAQKSPGPGRPPSSESEEEGGSNTQRSRHHRSSPRDQRRHHSEESRRSCSRSSRRGDRRGSSRRRHRGQTSRSHSYSSSSERSSAGSSAYSHRSRSYSDSYSDYSTEGRRRRRSKRSSDSEYERRGSRGRRRSRRHQYSSSSSDDSRSRSRSYSRRKRHRRHHRSSSRSSSSWSRSTSARSWRRSYSRSRSSASRSSSSAKGSPQRRGARGRGDSDAKRRDFIRSRIYRSQSPRSSTSRGLNRNSHSSSSQGLRPSGTRGDAGEHKNSLTARQLLEKVQSKKSSDDSATGTKSGTKIKDPPQGFFGPKLPPTLGSKAMLPLFGKLQAGKKPLIPLTRPDEGDKSGAGKDSEADREVILVEPIREFPPPPPPPAPPVQKVEEAPQTTVVQEETQHPTTEAQVQQEPRPLFEQDPAMMMPQYQGEPGQEPPQNPMMESLMPEMQQQQQPQMHAYPAYPPPNLEEDGMEAEEDGLAPLESQPITFTPEEMEKYSKLQQAAQQHIQQQLLAKQVKTFPSAAAAAAAAAAAAANMTPAPPPQALQQIHIQQPTVSMASGTSITTVQHAILQHHAAAMGIHPAHTHHPHHAHAQLAQVHHIPQHHLTPISLSPLGHSLGPSLGHSLGHTGLIPAHPTAFLSGQPIHIIPASALHHTPLALHHLPHAALYPTLFTPRPSQAAAAAALQLHPLLHPIFSGQDLQHPPNHGS; encoded by the exons ATGGGAATGGGCCGGATGGAAATGGAG CTTGACTATGCAGAGGATGCCACAGAGAAGAGAAGGGTGCTcgaagtggagaaggaggaTACAGAGGAACTGCGGCAAAAATACAAG GACCAGGTGGAAAAGGAGAAAGCCATTGCAAAGGCTCTGGAAGACCTGAGAGCCAATTTCTACTGTGAGCTATGTGACAAACAGTACACCAAGCACCAGGAATTTGACAACCACATTAACTCCTATGACCATGCTCACAAACAG AGGCTCAAAGAGCTGAAGCAGAGAGAGTTTGCTCGTAATGTGTCGTCGCGTTCCAGGAAAGGCGGAAAGAAGCATGAAAAGATGCTGCGCAGACTGCACGAGCTggcagagcagaggaaacatCAGGACTG tACTCCAGGGAGTGGCCCCATGTTCAAAACTACCACAGTTGCTGTTGATGGAGAGAAGGGAGAAGATGGTGACATCATGACACCTGAGAACCCTGTCTTGCCGATGGTGGCAGAGAGTACCCTGGAAGCACCAATCCCGGACAAAGCTGGGCAAGCCTCCCCGAAACCTACTTCTGCCATCAGCTTCTCTTTGGGAAAGAACAGCTCCTTGTCTCCAACCCCGAGTGGTGCATCCAAAGTCAGCGTGTCCTTCTCATTTGCCAAGAAAGCCCCAGTAAAGCTAGAgacagcagctgcagtgtttgCTGATCACGGTGAGGAGGCtatggaagaagaggagagcCAGGAGGGGGAAAAGGCTGGAAGTCAAGAGGAGGCATCTGTCTGTGGAACAGAGAGTCCCAAGGGAGCATcagaaggaggtgaaggaggggaGGTTGTCATTGTGGCAGGGACAGAAGAGGTGCAGCAGCCTGATGATGGAGGCTCTCTGGCCTCCACCCTCAACAAACttaagatgatgatgaaaaaggaGGAAGGATATGCTGGACAGGAGCCTCAGTATTATCACTATATACCTCCAGCTCACTGCCGTGTAAAACCTCACTTCCAGTTTTTGCTGTTCATGAAGGCCTCTGACCAGTGTCCGagcaaagaggaggaagatgaggaagaggaaggtaTGGAGGAGAAAAAGGTTGAAGATAACCCTGAAGAGCCAGAAGCCACTGTCACTGATTGTAATActgaacaagaacaagaacaagaacaagacaaTGCCTCTTCAACCCCCAAGTCTGAGCCAACTCCTCCATCACCTAAAGTGACAGAAGAGGTCTCCTCATGTGCAGCAGATCCAGCTTCCACAGAACCCTCTCCACCGGCACAAAAAGCAGAGACCACACAGGAAACTGTGGATTCTAACTTGGGCCCGAAAATCCCCACTGGTCCCTTCTTCCCAGTTCTTAGCAAAGATGAGAGCACTACCTTGCAGTGGCCCTCCGAGCTCCTTGAATTCACAAAAGCTCAGCCTTCTTTGTCTTACAGCTGCAATCCTCTCTACTTTGACTTCAAGCTGTCCCGCAACAAAGGAGTGCGTGGCGGGAAAACCACAAAGTCCCCCAAGCCCGAGGAATCTGATGGCAAGGGACAAGAAGTACCGATTTCAACAGCCGAAGTAGACGCAACTACGAAACCCAGGGCCAGCACGGACAAAGATAAGCAGATGATAAAGGGAGAAACTGGGCAATTGGGAGGTGATGAGCCAAAGCCTGCAAGTGGCAGCAGTagtgcaaagaaaaagaagaaaaagaagaagcacaaGAAGTCTGCCAAGCACTCAAAAcgtaaagacaaagaaaagggaGCAACAGAAGATGcagaaggagagacagaggtATCGCAAGAAAagcccaaaaagaagaaaaaacacaaacggaAGAAGAGTAAAAACAAAGCTCCTGATCAGGAAGAGGCAACAGGTGATGACAAAGCAAAACCAAAGTCTGACGACAAAGCCATTTCATCCTCTGTCCAAGTGACGACAGGAGGCGGAGGAGCGGCCGGAAATACAGGTACAGAACCGGGAAAGAGGAAACGTGCTAATAAAGAAGTGCCTTGTAAATCCGGAGCAGAGGAAGGAGGAATCAAAAAAAGTAGTGAGAAGACCAACACAGATGAGCACAGTGGCACCAAGCGACAAAAGACAGAGTCCAGTGCATCTCAAAGTGCCTCCTGCTCCACCTCAGCCCAGAAGAGTCCTGGTCCTGGCAGACCTCCCAGCAGTGAGAGTGAGGAAGAAGGAGGCTCCAACACTCAACGCTCACGCCATCACAGGTCAAGTCCCCGGGATCAACGCCGCCACCATAGTGAGGAATCACGGCGGTCCTGCAGTCGTTCATCAAGACGAGGGGACAGACGGGGCAGCAGTCGTCGGCGCCATCGTGGCCAAACCTCCCGTAGTCACTCTTACTCCAGCAGCTCTGAACGCTCCTCAGCGGGCAGCAGTGCCTACAGCCACCGTAGCCGCAGCTACTCTGACAGCTACAGTGACTACAGCACAGAGGGTCGCAGGCGGCGGCGCTCCAAACGTTCATCAGACTCCGAATATGAGCGGCGGGGAAGCCGGGGACGAAGACGATCGAGGCGACACCAATACTCTTCTTCATCCTCAGACGACTCCCGCTCACGTTCACGCAGCTACAGCCGCAGAAAAAGACACAGGCGGCACCACCGGAGCAGCTCGAGAAGCTCCAGCAGCTGGAGCCGCAGCACCAGCGCAAGATCCTGGAGGCGTAGCTACAGCCGAAGCCGCAGCTCGGCCAGCCGCTCCTCCAGTTCAGCCAAAGGCTCGCCTCAGAGACGAGGCGCCAGAGGTCGAGGCGACAGTGACGCTAAACGCAGAGATTTCATCCGCTCACGGATCTACCGCTCCCAGTCTCCACGATCATCGACGTCTCGAGGCCTTAACCGCAACAGCCATTCATCCAGCTCGCAGGGTCTGAGGCCAAGTGGGACCAGGGGAGATGCAGGGGAACATAAAAACAGCCTTACTGCACGCCAACTTCTCGAGAAGGTTCAGTCTAAAAAGAGTTCTGATGATTCTGCCACTGGAACAAAGTCTGGTACTAAGATCAAAGACCCACCACAGGGTTTCTTTGGTCCCAAACTACCACCGACCCTGGGAAGTAAAGCCATGCTTCCACTTTTTGGTAAGCTGCAGGCTGGGAAGAAACCGTTGATTCCCTTAACCAGGCCAGATGAAGGTGACAAATCAGGTGCAGGGAAAGATTCTGAAGCTGACAGAGAGGTCATCTTGGTAGAACCTATTAGAGAGttccctcctccaccaccacccccagCTCCACCTGTCCAAAAGGTTGAGGAAGCCCCTCAGACCACAGTTGTACAAGAAGAGACGCAGCACCCTACTACAGAAGCCCAAGTGCAGCAAGAACCCCGTCCACTGTTTGAACAGGACCCCGCCATGATGATGCCTCAGTACCAAGGAGAGCCAGGACAGGAACCCCCGCAGAACCCAATGATGGAGTCCCTCATGCCAGAaatgcagcaacagcagcagccccAAATGCATGCCTACCCCGCTTATCCTCCGCCCAACCTGGAGGAGGATGGcatggaggcagaggaggatgGACTGGCTCCGCTGGAGAGTCAGCCCATTACATTCACACCTGAGGAGATGGAGAAATACAGCAAGCTGCAGCAGGCCGCACAGCAGCAcatccagcagcagcttttagCCAAGCAAGTCAAGACGTTTCCctccgctgctgccgctgcagcGGCCGCAGCCGCAGCGGCCGCCAACATGACCCCGGCTCCGCCTCcacaagctctgcagcagatcCACATCCAACAGCCAACTGTGTCCATGGCCTCCGGCACGTCAATCACCACAGTGCAACATGCCATCCTGCAGCACCATGCTGCTGCCATGGGCATACACCCAGCACACACCCATCATCCACACCACGCACACGCTCAGTTGGCCCAGGTTCACCATATTCCCCAGCACCACCTGACCCCCATCTCCCTGTCTCCTCTAGGCCACAGCCTTGGTCCCTCTCTGGGACACTCACTGGGTCACACCGGACTGATTCCTGCCCACCCGACAGCCTTCCTCTCTGGCCAGCCTATACATATTATCCCAGCCTCCGCACTTCACCACACACCTTTAGCTCTTCACCACCTCCCACATGCCGCCCTCTACCCCACGCTGTTCACACCCCGGCCCTCGCAGGCCGCCGCAGCTGCGGCGCTCCAGCTCCACCCACTCCTACACCCAATCTTTTCAGGGCAGGACCTCCAGCACCCACCTAATCATGGGTCATGA